A window of the Capricornis sumatraensis isolate serow.1 chromosome 9, serow.2, whole genome shotgun sequence genome harbors these coding sequences:
- the DCAF15 gene encoding DDB1- and CUL4-associated factor 15 isoform X5, with amino-acid sequence MAPSSKSERNSGAGSGGGGPGGAGGKRTAGRRREHVLKQLERVKISGQLSPRLFRKLPPRVCVSLKNIVDEDFLYAGSGDDDFSFYIYHLYWWEFNVHSKLKLVRQVRLFQDEEIYSDLYLTVCEWPSDASKVIVFGFNTRSANGMLMNMMVMSDENHRDIYISTVAVPPPGRCAACRDASRAHPGDPSAQCLRHGFMLHTKYQVVYPFPTFQPAFQLKKDQVVLLNTSYSLVACAVSVHSAGDSSFCQILYDHTTYPPAPPSPPGPRSPELLPVLPSLCPEAAPAWPSGTPDPSPAIAKAKEFVADIFRRAKEAKGGTSEEVRPPPCPGPSGSRCRLPSEPLGPGGEAVPRDSPPAAEAPAPEPGYINYTKLYYVLGSGEGTEPEDEFEDDKISLPFVVTDLRGRNLRPMREQAAVQGQYLTVEQLTLDFEYVINEVIRHDATWGHQFCSFSDYDIVILEVCPETNQVLINIGLLLLAFPSPTEEGQLRPKTYHTSLKVAWDLNTGIFVTVSVGDLTEVKGQTSGSVWSSYRKSCVDMVMKWLVPESSGRYVNRMTNEALHKGCSLKVLADSERYTWIVL; translated from the exons ATGGCGCCCAGCTCGAAATCGGAGCGGAACAGCGGGGCtgggagcggcggcggcggccccgggGGCGCCGGGGGAAAGCGGACAGCGGGGCGGCGGCGGGAGCACGTCCTCAAGCAGCTGGAGCGGGTCAAG ATCAGTGGGCAGCTCTCTCCTCGCCTCTTCCGGAAGCTGCCACCCAGGGTCTGCGTCTCTCTCAAGAACATTGtggatgaagacttcctctaCGCAGG CAGTGGGGACGACGACTTCTCTTTCTACATCTACCACCTGTACTGGTGGGAGTTCAATGTGCACAGCAAGCTCAAGCTG GTCCGCCAGGTGCGGCTCTTCCAGGATGAGGAGATCTACAGTGACCTGTACCTGACCGTGTGCGAGTGGCCCAGTGACGCCTCCAAGGTCATTGTCTTCGGCTTCAA CACCCGCTCAGCCAACGGCATGCTCATGAACATGATGGTGATGAGCGACGAGAACCACCGGGACATCTACATCAGCACCGTGGCCGTGCCGCCGCCGGGCCGCTGCGCCGCCTGCCGGGATGCCAGCCGCGCCCACCCAG GTGACCCGAGCGCGCAGTGTCTGCGGCATGGCTTCATGCTGCACACCAAGTACCAGGTGGTCTACCCCTTCCCCACTTTCCAGCCCGCCTTCCAGCTCAAGAAGGACCAGGTGGTGCTGCTCAACACCAGCTACTCTCTGGTGGCCTGCGCCGTCTCGGTGCACTCGGCAG GAGACAGCAGCTTCTGCCAGATCCTATACGACCACACCACCTACCCCCcggcccctcccagcccccctGGACCCCGGAGCCCAGAGTTGCTCCCTGTtctccccagcctctgccctgaAGCGGCCCCAGCCTGGCCCTCTGGGACCCCCGATCCCTCGCCCGCCATTGCCAAAGCCAAGGAGTTTGTGGCTGACATCTTCCGCCGGGCCAAAGAGGCTAAGGGTGGGACCTCAGAGGAAGTCCGGCCACCCCCCTGCCCAGGGCCCTCAGGCAGCCGCTGCCGCCTGCCCTCTGAGCCCCTTGGCCCAGGTGGGGAGGCGGTGCCCCGGGACAGCCCCCCTGCAGCAGAGGCGCCCGCCCCGGAGCCTGGATACATCAACTACACCAAGCTCTATTACGTGCTGGGATCCGGTGAGGGGACGGAGCCAGAGGATG AGTTCGAGGATGACAAGATCTCCCTGCCCTTCGTGGTGACTGATCTCCGTGGTCGCAACCTGCGGCCCATGCGGGAGCAGGCCGCTGTCCAG GGTCAGTACCTGACAGTCGAGCAGCTCACACTGGACTTCGAGTATGTCATCAACGAGGTGATCCGCCATGACGCCACTTGGGGTCACCAGTTCTGCTCCTTTAGCGACTATGACATTGTCATCCTGGAG GTCTGCCCAGAAACCAACCAGGTCCTCATCAACATTGGCCTGCTGCTCCTGGCGTTCCCATCCCCCACCGAGGAAGGCCAGCTCCG ACCAAAGACCTACCACACCAGTCTCAAGGTGGCATGGGACCTCAACACAGGCATCTTCGTGACAGTCAGTGTGGGTGACCTCACTGAGGTCAAAGGGCAGACCAG TGGCAGCGTCTGGAGCTCATATCGCAAGAGCTGTGTGGACATGGTCATGAAGTGGCTGGTGCCTGAGAGCAGCGGCCGATACGTCAACAGGATGACCAACGAGGCTCTGCACAAAG GGTGCTCACTGAAAGTTCTGGCAGACAGCGAGCGATACACGTGGATTGTGCTGTGA
- the DCAF15 gene encoding DDB1- and CUL4-associated factor 15 isoform X7, giving the protein MAPSSKSERNSGAGSGGGGPGGAGGKRTAGRRREHVLKQLERVKISGQLSPRLFRKLPPRVCVSLKNIVDEDFLYAGHIFLGFSKCGRYVLSYTSSSGDDDFSFYIYHLYWWEFNVHSKLKLPAFQLKKDQVVLLNTSYSLVACAVSVHSAGDSSFCQILYDHTTYPPAPPSPPGPRSPELLPVLPSLCPEAAPAWPSGTPDPSPAIAKAKEFVADIFRRAKEAKGGTSEEVRPPPCPGPSGSRCRLPSEPLGPGGEAVPRDSPPAAEAPAPEPGYINYTKLYYVLGSGEGTEPEDEFEDDKISLPFVVTDLRGRNLRPMREQAAVQGQYLTVEQLTLDFEYVINEVIRHDATWGHQFCSFSDYDIVILEVCPETNQVLINIGLLLLAFPSPTEEGQLRPKTYHTSLKVAWDLNTGIFVTVSVGDLTEVKGQTSGSVWSSYRKSCVDMVMKWLVPESSGRYVNRMTNEALHKGCSLKVLADSERYTWIVL; this is encoded by the exons ATGGCGCCCAGCTCGAAATCGGAGCGGAACAGCGGGGCtgggagcggcggcggcggccccgggGGCGCCGGGGGAAAGCGGACAGCGGGGCGGCGGCGGGAGCACGTCCTCAAGCAGCTGGAGCGGGTCAAG ATCAGTGGGCAGCTCTCTCCTCGCCTCTTCCGGAAGCTGCCACCCAGGGTCTGCGTCTCTCTCAAGAACATTGtggatgaagacttcctctaCGCAGG ACACATCTTCCTGGGCTTTTCCAAGTGCGGCCGTTACGTTCTCTCCTACACGAGCAGCAGTGGGGACGACGACTTCTCTTTCTACATCTACCACCTGTACTGGTGGGAGTTCAATGTGCACAGCAAGCTCAAGCTG CCCGCCTTCCAGCTCAAGAAGGACCAGGTGGTGCTGCTCAACACCAGCTACTCTCTGGTGGCCTGCGCCGTCTCGGTGCACTCGGCAG GAGACAGCAGCTTCTGCCAGATCCTATACGACCACACCACCTACCCCCcggcccctcccagcccccctGGACCCCGGAGCCCAGAGTTGCTCCCTGTtctccccagcctctgccctgaAGCGGCCCCAGCCTGGCCCTCTGGGACCCCCGATCCCTCGCCCGCCATTGCCAAAGCCAAGGAGTTTGTGGCTGACATCTTCCGCCGGGCCAAAGAGGCTAAGGGTGGGACCTCAGAGGAAGTCCGGCCACCCCCCTGCCCAGGGCCCTCAGGCAGCCGCTGCCGCCTGCCCTCTGAGCCCCTTGGCCCAGGTGGGGAGGCGGTGCCCCGGGACAGCCCCCCTGCAGCAGAGGCGCCCGCCCCGGAGCCTGGATACATCAACTACACCAAGCTCTATTACGTGCTGGGATCCGGTGAGGGGACGGAGCCAGAGGATG AGTTCGAGGATGACAAGATCTCCCTGCCCTTCGTGGTGACTGATCTCCGTGGTCGCAACCTGCGGCCCATGCGGGAGCAGGCCGCTGTCCAG GGTCAGTACCTGACAGTCGAGCAGCTCACACTGGACTTCGAGTATGTCATCAACGAGGTGATCCGCCATGACGCCACTTGGGGTCACCAGTTCTGCTCCTTTAGCGACTATGACATTGTCATCCTGGAG GTCTGCCCAGAAACCAACCAGGTCCTCATCAACATTGGCCTGCTGCTCCTGGCGTTCCCATCCCCCACCGAGGAAGGCCAGCTCCG ACCAAAGACCTACCACACCAGTCTCAAGGTGGCATGGGACCTCAACACAGGCATCTTCGTGACAGTCAGTGTGGGTGACCTCACTGAGGTCAAAGGGCAGACCAG TGGCAGCGTCTGGAGCTCATATCGCAAGAGCTGTGTGGACATGGTCATGAAGTGGCTGGTGCCTGAGAGCAGCGGCCGATACGTCAACAGGATGACCAACGAGGCTCTGCACAAAG GGTGCTCACTGAAAGTTCTGGCAGACAGCGAGCGATACACGTGGATTGTGCTGTGA
- the DCAF15 gene encoding DDB1- and CUL4-associated factor 15 isoform X8: MAPSSKSERNSGAGSGGGGPGGAGGKRTAGRRREHVLKQLERVKISGQLSPRLFRKLPPRVCVSLKNIVDEDFLYAGHIFLGFSKCGRYVLSYTSSSGDDDFSFYIYHLYWWEFNVHSKLKLKDQVVLLNTSYSLVACAVSVHSAGDSSFCQILYDHTTYPPAPPSPPGPRSPELLPVLPSLCPEAAPAWPSGTPDPSPAIAKAKEFVADIFRRAKEAKGGTSEEVRPPPCPGPSGSRCRLPSEPLGPGGEAVPRDSPPAAEAPAPEPGYINYTKLYYVLGSGEGTEPEDEFEDDKISLPFVVTDLRGRNLRPMREQAAVQGQYLTVEQLTLDFEYVINEVIRHDATWGHQFCSFSDYDIVILEVCPETNQVLINIGLLLLAFPSPTEEGQLRPKTYHTSLKVAWDLNTGIFVTVSVGDLTEVKGQTSGSVWSSYRKSCVDMVMKWLVPESSGRYVNRMTNEALHKGCSLKVLADSERYTWIVL; encoded by the exons ATGGCGCCCAGCTCGAAATCGGAGCGGAACAGCGGGGCtgggagcggcggcggcggccccgggGGCGCCGGGGGAAAGCGGACAGCGGGGCGGCGGCGGGAGCACGTCCTCAAGCAGCTGGAGCGGGTCAAG ATCAGTGGGCAGCTCTCTCCTCGCCTCTTCCGGAAGCTGCCACCCAGGGTCTGCGTCTCTCTCAAGAACATTGtggatgaagacttcctctaCGCAGG ACACATCTTCCTGGGCTTTTCCAAGTGCGGCCGTTACGTTCTCTCCTACACGAGCAGCAGTGGGGACGACGACTTCTCTTTCTACATCTACCACCTGTACTGGTGGGAGTTCAATGTGCACAGCAAGCTCAAGCTG AAGGACCAGGTGGTGCTGCTCAACACCAGCTACTCTCTGGTGGCCTGCGCCGTCTCGGTGCACTCGGCAG GAGACAGCAGCTTCTGCCAGATCCTATACGACCACACCACCTACCCCCcggcccctcccagcccccctGGACCCCGGAGCCCAGAGTTGCTCCCTGTtctccccagcctctgccctgaAGCGGCCCCAGCCTGGCCCTCTGGGACCCCCGATCCCTCGCCCGCCATTGCCAAAGCCAAGGAGTTTGTGGCTGACATCTTCCGCCGGGCCAAAGAGGCTAAGGGTGGGACCTCAGAGGAAGTCCGGCCACCCCCCTGCCCAGGGCCCTCAGGCAGCCGCTGCCGCCTGCCCTCTGAGCCCCTTGGCCCAGGTGGGGAGGCGGTGCCCCGGGACAGCCCCCCTGCAGCAGAGGCGCCCGCCCCGGAGCCTGGATACATCAACTACACCAAGCTCTATTACGTGCTGGGATCCGGTGAGGGGACGGAGCCAGAGGATG AGTTCGAGGATGACAAGATCTCCCTGCCCTTCGTGGTGACTGATCTCCGTGGTCGCAACCTGCGGCCCATGCGGGAGCAGGCCGCTGTCCAG GGTCAGTACCTGACAGTCGAGCAGCTCACACTGGACTTCGAGTATGTCATCAACGAGGTGATCCGCCATGACGCCACTTGGGGTCACCAGTTCTGCTCCTTTAGCGACTATGACATTGTCATCCTGGAG GTCTGCCCAGAAACCAACCAGGTCCTCATCAACATTGGCCTGCTGCTCCTGGCGTTCCCATCCCCCACCGAGGAAGGCCAGCTCCG ACCAAAGACCTACCACACCAGTCTCAAGGTGGCATGGGACCTCAACACAGGCATCTTCGTGACAGTCAGTGTGGGTGACCTCACTGAGGTCAAAGGGCAGACCAG TGGCAGCGTCTGGAGCTCATATCGCAAGAGCTGTGTGGACATGGTCATGAAGTGGCTGGTGCCTGAGAGCAGCGGCCGATACGTCAACAGGATGACCAACGAGGCTCTGCACAAAG GGTGCTCACTGAAAGTTCTGGCAGACAGCGAGCGATACACGTGGATTGTGCTGTGA
- the DCAF15 gene encoding DDB1- and CUL4-associated factor 15 isoform X3: protein MAPSSKSERNSGAGSGGGGPGGAGGKRTAGRRREHVLKQLERVKISGQLSPRLFRKLPPRVCVSLKNIVDEDFLYAGHIFLGFSKCGRYVLSYTSSSGDDDFSFYIYHLYWWEFNVHSKLKLVRQVRLFQDEEIYSDLYLTVCEWPSDASKVIVFGFNTRSANGMLMNMMVMSDENHRDIYISTVAVPPPGRCAACRDASRAHPGDPSAQCLRHGFMLHTKYQVVYPFPTFQPAFQLKKDQVVLLNTSYSLVACAVSVHSAGDSSFCQILYDHTTYPPAPPSPPGPRSPELLPVLPSLCPEAAPAWPSGTPDPSPAIAKAKEFVADIFRRAKEAKGGTSEEVRPPPCPGPSGSRCRLPSEPLGPGGEAVPRDSPPAAEAPAPEPGYINYTKLYYVLGSGEGTEPEDEFEDDKISLPFVVTDLRGRNLRPMREQAAVQYLTVEQLTLDFEYVINEVIRHDATWGHQFCSFSDYDIVILEVCPETNQVLINIGLLLLAFPSPTEEGQLRPKTYHTSLKVAWDLNTGIFVTVSVGDLTEVKGQTSGSVWSSYRKSCVDMVMKWLVPESSGRYVNRMTNEALHKGCSLKVLADSERYTWIVL, encoded by the exons ATGGCGCCCAGCTCGAAATCGGAGCGGAACAGCGGGGCtgggagcggcggcggcggccccgggGGCGCCGGGGGAAAGCGGACAGCGGGGCGGCGGCGGGAGCACGTCCTCAAGCAGCTGGAGCGGGTCAAG ATCAGTGGGCAGCTCTCTCCTCGCCTCTTCCGGAAGCTGCCACCCAGGGTCTGCGTCTCTCTCAAGAACATTGtggatgaagacttcctctaCGCAGG ACACATCTTCCTGGGCTTTTCCAAGTGCGGCCGTTACGTTCTCTCCTACACGAGCAGCAGTGGGGACGACGACTTCTCTTTCTACATCTACCACCTGTACTGGTGGGAGTTCAATGTGCACAGCAAGCTCAAGCTG GTCCGCCAGGTGCGGCTCTTCCAGGATGAGGAGATCTACAGTGACCTGTACCTGACCGTGTGCGAGTGGCCCAGTGACGCCTCCAAGGTCATTGTCTTCGGCTTCAA CACCCGCTCAGCCAACGGCATGCTCATGAACATGATGGTGATGAGCGACGAGAACCACCGGGACATCTACATCAGCACCGTGGCCGTGCCGCCGCCGGGCCGCTGCGCCGCCTGCCGGGATGCCAGCCGCGCCCACCCAG GTGACCCGAGCGCGCAGTGTCTGCGGCATGGCTTCATGCTGCACACCAAGTACCAGGTGGTCTACCCCTTCCCCACTTTCCAGCCCGCCTTCCAGCTCAAGAAGGACCAGGTGGTGCTGCTCAACACCAGCTACTCTCTGGTGGCCTGCGCCGTCTCGGTGCACTCGGCAG GAGACAGCAGCTTCTGCCAGATCCTATACGACCACACCACCTACCCCCcggcccctcccagcccccctGGACCCCGGAGCCCAGAGTTGCTCCCTGTtctccccagcctctgccctgaAGCGGCCCCAGCCTGGCCCTCTGGGACCCCCGATCCCTCGCCCGCCATTGCCAAAGCCAAGGAGTTTGTGGCTGACATCTTCCGCCGGGCCAAAGAGGCTAAGGGTGGGACCTCAGAGGAAGTCCGGCCACCCCCCTGCCCAGGGCCCTCAGGCAGCCGCTGCCGCCTGCCCTCTGAGCCCCTTGGCCCAGGTGGGGAGGCGGTGCCCCGGGACAGCCCCCCTGCAGCAGAGGCGCCCGCCCCGGAGCCTGGATACATCAACTACACCAAGCTCTATTACGTGCTGGGATCCGGTGAGGGGACGGAGCCAGAGGATG AGTTCGAGGATGACAAGATCTCCCTGCCCTTCGTGGTGACTGATCTCCGTGGTCGCAACCTGCGGCCCATGCGGGAGCAGGCCGCTGTCCAG TACCTGACAGTCGAGCAGCTCACACTGGACTTCGAGTATGTCATCAACGAGGTGATCCGCCATGACGCCACTTGGGGTCACCAGTTCTGCTCCTTTAGCGACTATGACATTGTCATCCTGGAG GTCTGCCCAGAAACCAACCAGGTCCTCATCAACATTGGCCTGCTGCTCCTGGCGTTCCCATCCCCCACCGAGGAAGGCCAGCTCCG ACCAAAGACCTACCACACCAGTCTCAAGGTGGCATGGGACCTCAACACAGGCATCTTCGTGACAGTCAGTGTGGGTGACCTCACTGAGGTCAAAGGGCAGACCAG TGGCAGCGTCTGGAGCTCATATCGCAAGAGCTGTGTGGACATGGTCATGAAGTGGCTGGTGCCTGAGAGCAGCGGCCGATACGTCAACAGGATGACCAACGAGGCTCTGCACAAAG GGTGCTCACTGAAAGTTCTGGCAGACAGCGAGCGATACACGTGGATTGTGCTGTGA
- the DCAF15 gene encoding DDB1- and CUL4-associated factor 15 isoform X1 yields MAPSSKSERNSGAGSGGGGPGGAGGKRTAGRRREHVLKQLERVKISGQLSPRLFRKLPPRVCVSLKNIVDEDFLYAGHIFLGFSKCGRYVLSYTSSSGDDDFSFYIYHLYWWEFNVHSKLKLVRQVRLFQDEEIYSDLYLTVCEWPSDASKVIVFGFNTRSANGMLMNMMVMSDENHRDIYISTVAVPPPGRCAACRDASRAHPGDPSAQCLRHGFMLHTKYQVVYPFPTFQPAFQLKKDQVVLLNTSYSLVACAVSVHSAGDSSFCQILYDHTTYPPAPPSPPGPRSPELLPVLPSLCPEAAPAWPSGTPDPSPAIAKAKEFVADIFRRAKEAKGGTSEEVRPPPCPGPSGSRCRLPSEPLGPGGEAVPRDSPPAAEAPAPEPGYINYTKLYYVLGSGEGTEPEDEFEDDKISLPFVVTDLRGRNLRPMREQAAVQGQYLTVEQLTLDFEYVINEVIRHDATWGHQFCSFSDYDIVILEVCPETNQVLINIGLLLLAFPSPTEEGQLRPKTYHTSLKVAWDLNTGIFVTVSVGDLTEVKGQTSGSVWSSYRKSCVDMVMKWLVPESSGRYVNRMTNEALHKGCSLKVLADSERYTWIVL; encoded by the exons ATGGCGCCCAGCTCGAAATCGGAGCGGAACAGCGGGGCtgggagcggcggcggcggccccgggGGCGCCGGGGGAAAGCGGACAGCGGGGCGGCGGCGGGAGCACGTCCTCAAGCAGCTGGAGCGGGTCAAG ATCAGTGGGCAGCTCTCTCCTCGCCTCTTCCGGAAGCTGCCACCCAGGGTCTGCGTCTCTCTCAAGAACATTGtggatgaagacttcctctaCGCAGG ACACATCTTCCTGGGCTTTTCCAAGTGCGGCCGTTACGTTCTCTCCTACACGAGCAGCAGTGGGGACGACGACTTCTCTTTCTACATCTACCACCTGTACTGGTGGGAGTTCAATGTGCACAGCAAGCTCAAGCTG GTCCGCCAGGTGCGGCTCTTCCAGGATGAGGAGATCTACAGTGACCTGTACCTGACCGTGTGCGAGTGGCCCAGTGACGCCTCCAAGGTCATTGTCTTCGGCTTCAA CACCCGCTCAGCCAACGGCATGCTCATGAACATGATGGTGATGAGCGACGAGAACCACCGGGACATCTACATCAGCACCGTGGCCGTGCCGCCGCCGGGCCGCTGCGCCGCCTGCCGGGATGCCAGCCGCGCCCACCCAG GTGACCCGAGCGCGCAGTGTCTGCGGCATGGCTTCATGCTGCACACCAAGTACCAGGTGGTCTACCCCTTCCCCACTTTCCAGCCCGCCTTCCAGCTCAAGAAGGACCAGGTGGTGCTGCTCAACACCAGCTACTCTCTGGTGGCCTGCGCCGTCTCGGTGCACTCGGCAG GAGACAGCAGCTTCTGCCAGATCCTATACGACCACACCACCTACCCCCcggcccctcccagcccccctGGACCCCGGAGCCCAGAGTTGCTCCCTGTtctccccagcctctgccctgaAGCGGCCCCAGCCTGGCCCTCTGGGACCCCCGATCCCTCGCCCGCCATTGCCAAAGCCAAGGAGTTTGTGGCTGACATCTTCCGCCGGGCCAAAGAGGCTAAGGGTGGGACCTCAGAGGAAGTCCGGCCACCCCCCTGCCCAGGGCCCTCAGGCAGCCGCTGCCGCCTGCCCTCTGAGCCCCTTGGCCCAGGTGGGGAGGCGGTGCCCCGGGACAGCCCCCCTGCAGCAGAGGCGCCCGCCCCGGAGCCTGGATACATCAACTACACCAAGCTCTATTACGTGCTGGGATCCGGTGAGGGGACGGAGCCAGAGGATG AGTTCGAGGATGACAAGATCTCCCTGCCCTTCGTGGTGACTGATCTCCGTGGTCGCAACCTGCGGCCCATGCGGGAGCAGGCCGCTGTCCAG GGTCAGTACCTGACAGTCGAGCAGCTCACACTGGACTTCGAGTATGTCATCAACGAGGTGATCCGCCATGACGCCACTTGGGGTCACCAGTTCTGCTCCTTTAGCGACTATGACATTGTCATCCTGGAG GTCTGCCCAGAAACCAACCAGGTCCTCATCAACATTGGCCTGCTGCTCCTGGCGTTCCCATCCCCCACCGAGGAAGGCCAGCTCCG ACCAAAGACCTACCACACCAGTCTCAAGGTGGCATGGGACCTCAACACAGGCATCTTCGTGACAGTCAGTGTGGGTGACCTCACTGAGGTCAAAGGGCAGACCAG TGGCAGCGTCTGGAGCTCATATCGCAAGAGCTGTGTGGACATGGTCATGAAGTGGCTGGTGCCTGAGAGCAGCGGCCGATACGTCAACAGGATGACCAACGAGGCTCTGCACAAAG GGTGCTCACTGAAAGTTCTGGCAGACAGCGAGCGATACACGTGGATTGTGCTGTGA
- the DCAF15 gene encoding DDB1- and CUL4-associated factor 15 isoform X6 yields MAPSSKSERNSGAGSGGGGPGGAGGKRTAGRRREHVLKQLERVKISGQLSPRLFRKLPPRVCVSLKNIVDEDFLYAGHIFLGFSKCGRYVLSYTSSSGDDDFSFYIYHLYWWEFNVHSKLKLVRQVRLFQDEEIYSDLYLTVCEWPSDASKVIVFGFNTRSANGMLMNMMVMSDENHRDIYISTVAVPPPGRCAACRDASRAHPGDPSAQCLRHGFMLHTKYQVVYPFPTFQPAFQLKKDQVVLLNTSYSLVACAVSVHSAGDSSFCQILYDHTTYPPAPPSPPGPRSPELLPVLPSLCPEAAPAWPSGTPDPSPAIAKAKEFVADIFRRAKEAKGGTSEEVRPPPCPGPSGSRCRLPSEPLGPGGEAVPRDSPPAAEAPAPEPGYINYTKLYYVLGSGEGTEPEDEFEDDKISLPFVVTDLRGRNLRPMREQAAVQGQYLTVEQLTLDFEYVINEVIRHDATWGHQFCSFSDYDIVILEVCPETNQVLINIGLLLLAFPSPTEEGQLRGSVWSSYRKSCVDMVMKWLVPESSGRYVNRMTNEALHKGCSLKVLADSERYTWIVL; encoded by the exons ATGGCGCCCAGCTCGAAATCGGAGCGGAACAGCGGGGCtgggagcggcggcggcggccccgggGGCGCCGGGGGAAAGCGGACAGCGGGGCGGCGGCGGGAGCACGTCCTCAAGCAGCTGGAGCGGGTCAAG ATCAGTGGGCAGCTCTCTCCTCGCCTCTTCCGGAAGCTGCCACCCAGGGTCTGCGTCTCTCTCAAGAACATTGtggatgaagacttcctctaCGCAGG ACACATCTTCCTGGGCTTTTCCAAGTGCGGCCGTTACGTTCTCTCCTACACGAGCAGCAGTGGGGACGACGACTTCTCTTTCTACATCTACCACCTGTACTGGTGGGAGTTCAATGTGCACAGCAAGCTCAAGCTG GTCCGCCAGGTGCGGCTCTTCCAGGATGAGGAGATCTACAGTGACCTGTACCTGACCGTGTGCGAGTGGCCCAGTGACGCCTCCAAGGTCATTGTCTTCGGCTTCAA CACCCGCTCAGCCAACGGCATGCTCATGAACATGATGGTGATGAGCGACGAGAACCACCGGGACATCTACATCAGCACCGTGGCCGTGCCGCCGCCGGGCCGCTGCGCCGCCTGCCGGGATGCCAGCCGCGCCCACCCAG GTGACCCGAGCGCGCAGTGTCTGCGGCATGGCTTCATGCTGCACACCAAGTACCAGGTGGTCTACCCCTTCCCCACTTTCCAGCCCGCCTTCCAGCTCAAGAAGGACCAGGTGGTGCTGCTCAACACCAGCTACTCTCTGGTGGCCTGCGCCGTCTCGGTGCACTCGGCAG GAGACAGCAGCTTCTGCCAGATCCTATACGACCACACCACCTACCCCCcggcccctcccagcccccctGGACCCCGGAGCCCAGAGTTGCTCCCTGTtctccccagcctctgccctgaAGCGGCCCCAGCCTGGCCCTCTGGGACCCCCGATCCCTCGCCCGCCATTGCCAAAGCCAAGGAGTTTGTGGCTGACATCTTCCGCCGGGCCAAAGAGGCTAAGGGTGGGACCTCAGAGGAAGTCCGGCCACCCCCCTGCCCAGGGCCCTCAGGCAGCCGCTGCCGCCTGCCCTCTGAGCCCCTTGGCCCAGGTGGGGAGGCGGTGCCCCGGGACAGCCCCCCTGCAGCAGAGGCGCCCGCCCCGGAGCCTGGATACATCAACTACACCAAGCTCTATTACGTGCTGGGATCCGGTGAGGGGACGGAGCCAGAGGATG AGTTCGAGGATGACAAGATCTCCCTGCCCTTCGTGGTGACTGATCTCCGTGGTCGCAACCTGCGGCCCATGCGGGAGCAGGCCGCTGTCCAG GGTCAGTACCTGACAGTCGAGCAGCTCACACTGGACTTCGAGTATGTCATCAACGAGGTGATCCGCCATGACGCCACTTGGGGTCACCAGTTCTGCTCCTTTAGCGACTATGACATTGTCATCCTGGAG GTCTGCCCAGAAACCAACCAGGTCCTCATCAACATTGGCCTGCTGCTCCTGGCGTTCCCATCCCCCACCGAGGAAGGCCAGCTCCG TGGCAGCGTCTGGAGCTCATATCGCAAGAGCTGTGTGGACATGGTCATGAAGTGGCTGGTGCCTGAGAGCAGCGGCCGATACGTCAACAGGATGACCAACGAGGCTCTGCACAAAG GGTGCTCACTGAAAGTTCTGGCAGACAGCGAGCGATACACGTGGATTGTGCTGTGA